One Candidatus Neomarinimicrobiota bacterium DNA segment encodes these proteins:
- the prs gene encoding ribose-phosphate diphosphokinase, translated as YLSKKEYIKDAVVMAPDIGGIKMARAFARRLDLDLAVVDKRREKANKSEVVNIIGDIEGKIVLLLDDLVDTAGTLINAAETSINKGAEAVYTLATHPVLSENALQKIDESSIEKLIVTDTIPLREDHTSEKLEVVSVANIFSEAIIRIHEERSISKLFDEQDY; from the coding sequence TATCTATCCAAGAAGGAATATATCAAGGACGCGGTAGTTATGGCGCCGGACATCGGCGGCATAAAGATGGCACGAGCGTTTGCGCGCCGTTTAGACCTTGATTTAGCCGTAGTGGACAAGCGGAGGGAGAAAGCAAATAAATCGGAAGTTGTGAACATTATTGGAGATATAGAGGGTAAAATAGTTCTCTTGTTGGACGATCTTGTAGATACGGCAGGAACGCTGATAAATGCTGCTGAAACATCTATCAATAAGGGAGCGGAAGCGGTTTATACTCTGGCTACCCATCCTGTTCTTTCCGAAAACGCTCTGCAAAAAATAGATGAATCTTCGATAGAAAAACTTATAGTAACCGACACAATTCCGTTAAGGGAAGACCATACATCTGAAAAGCTGGAAGTAGTATCCGTGGCTAATATTTTCAGCGAAGCAATCATCAGAATACACGAAGAGAGGTCTATCAGCAAACTTTTTGACGAACAGGATTATTGA